The Petrotoga sibirica DSM 13575 region CTTTAAAATTGGATTTGAGCAAAATAAATCCCATTAAAGGATTTAAAAGGTTATTTTCTCTAAGATCAGTAGTGGAACTTATAAAAGCTCTTTTAAAATTAAGTATATTAGGATTGTTAACCTATAATATAATAAAATCTAATTGGTATAAGATACTTTCGTTGGCAGAGGAAGAAACTTCTTTCTCCTTTAATGTGATTTTTGATTTAGTTATTAATATACTTTTTCAATTAGGAATAGTTCTGCTTCTACTCAGTTTGTTTGATTTTTGGTATCAGAGGTATGAATATAAAAAAGAGCTAAAAATGAGTAAGTATGAGGTCAAACAAGAACGAAAAGAAATTGAAGGGAACCCTGAAATTAAACAAAGACAAAGAGAATTGATGAGAAATTTAGCAAGAAGTAGGATGATGCAAAAAGTTCCCGAAGCGGACGTTGTTATCACCAATCCTACTCATTATGCCGTTGCGATAGAATACAAACCTGAAGAAATGCAGGCTCCGATAGTTGTAGCAAAAGGGAAAGATGAAGTAGCCTTTAAGATAAGAGATATTGCTTTTAAACATGGAATTCCAATCTTAGAAAGACCTGGTTTGGCAAGGGAAATTTATGAGAAAGTTGACTTAAACGAAGAAATTCCAGAAGATCTATATACCTTAGTTGCAGAAGTACTAGCTTACGTCTACAAACTCAGTTATTAATTCACTGGAGGGTTAGCGATGAATTTTAATAGAATAAAAGGGTTAGATATAGTAATTTCCATACTCATCGTGGGAATAGTTGTGTTGATGGTTATACCTATTCCTACCTTTTTGCTAGACTTTTTGCAACTATTGAACATAATCGTTTCTATTGTAATCTTATTGGCTACCTTATATTTGAAAAGGGCTTTGGATATCTCTATTTTTCCATCTTTGTTATTGGTTATGACCATTTTTAGGTTGGCCTTGAACGTTTCGTCTACTCGTTTAATACTGCTAAACGGTAAAAATTTCGAAGGAAAAGTAATAAGGACCTTCGGTGACTTTGTTGTTGGTGGAAATTATATTGTGGGAATCATCCTCTTTTTGATCCTTGTTATAATACAATTTCTTGTAATAACTAAAGGAACAGAAAGAATATCTGAAGTTGCCGCAAGGTTCACTTTGGATGCCATGCCTGGCAAACAGATGAGTATAGACGCTGACATGTCTTCTGGGTTGATTAACGAAGAAGAAGCTAGGCAAAGAAGAGAAGACATACGAAGAGAAGCCGACTTTTATGGAGCTATGGATGGAGCTAGTAAATTTGTAAGAGGGGATGCGATCGCTGGTTTAATAATAACCCTTATCAATTTAGTTGGGGGTTTAATAATTGGGATGTTACAGCAGGGACTAACGATTGCAGAGGCGGCAGAAGTATTTACCCTACTTACCGTTGGTGATGGGCTAGTTGCTCAAATTCCTGCGTTGTTGATTTCAACCTCTGCAGGTATGATAGTATCAAGAGCCGCTTCAAAAGATAATTTTGGTGTTGATTTAATAAGACAACTTACTTCTGACTCAAGGGTTTTGAATATAGCTGGTGGAATAATAATATTTTTAGGTATGTTGACACCAATTCCAATTTTTCCTTCGTTGATTTTAGGAGGAAGTTTACTTTTTGTAGCTTACGTGAGCAGAGTGAGTAAAGGTCAGCTAGCGTACGAAACTCCTGGGTCAAGCGGGGGGGGAATGAGTGCTTCAACCACACCAAAAGGTGAAAAAAGGGGCGTTTCTGTCGGTTTTGCACCACCTCTTACAACCCCAGAAGAAGTTTCAGAAGTCTTACAAGGAGATACAATTGAGGTAGATATTGGTTATGGATTGATTCCTTTAGCTGATCCAAATCAAGGTGGAGACCTATTAGATAGGATAACCGTTGTTCGAAAACAATTAGCCTATGAATTGGGTATAGTTATCTCTCCCATTAGAATAAGGGACAGCGTTCTATTAAGTTCGAACGAATACGTCATTAAATTAAGAGGTGTTGAAGTTGGGAGATTTGAATTGATCCCCGATAGACTTCTTGCTATAAACTCAGGCATGGCTTCTGAAGAATTACCTGGTATAAAAACAAAAGAACCTGCCTTTGGTTTGGGAGCCTTCTGGATAGACGAGAGTTTAAAAGAGGAAGCTATAGAAAAAGGCTACACAACTGTTGATGCACCCAGTGTTTTTGCCACTCATCTTTCTGAAACCATTAAAAAATATGCTCACGAAATTATTGGTACCAAGGAAATAGAAATATTGATAGATGGATTGAGAGTTAATTATGCCAACATTGTAGATACCCTTATTCCAACAATGCTAAAAATGCATGAACTAAAAAAAGTTTTAAGTGAACTATTATATGAAAGAATTTCAATAAGGAATCTACCCTTAATTTTTGAAAGTTTGGTAGAGGCAGTAGATAAATATGGGAACAATATTGAGAACTTAGTAGAGTATGTTAGAAGATCTTTAGGTAGGCAAATAGCGGAAAATTTAAAGTCAGACGATGGAGAACTACATGTTACCGCATTGGATCCATCTATAGAGAAAAAATTATCTGAATCGATTAGGGAAGCCGATTCGGGAAGGGTTATAATACTCGAACCAGAATATTCAAATATTTTGGTACAAAAAATATCAAAATCTCTAGAAAATATGATGATGAAAGGGTTTAATCCTATATTAATCTGTTCTAAAAACATAAGATATCCGTTTGCCAGATTTATATTAAAATTTATTCAAAACATTAGTATTATTGCTTACGAAGAGATACCTTCGGATACTTCTCTCAACGTGAACGAAATAGTGAAAATAGAAGGTGAGAGATCCAATGCAAATTAAAAAACTTACAGTAAAAACAATTTCTGAAGCAATGGAAAAGATAAGAAGAGAATTTGGTGAAGATGCCTATATTTTAGAAACAAAAAAAATTAAAAAAGGGGGTTTTTTTGGAATCGGTGGAGAAAAACACATTGAAGTAACCGTTTTGAGCGAAGAAAATAAAAATTATCAATACAATACTCAAAAATCAAAAAAATACCCAAAGGAAGTTGATAATACCTATTCGTTAAACGATCTGATAAAAAGGAATACACCCGAATTTTATAGAAAAAAAGAAAAAGAACAAAATATATCAAAACCATCGTATTTAAACATCGAAAAAGAACCCAGTGACAAACGTTCGAAAGATGATTTAACAGAGTTTATAAAAACAAGTAGGGAAATATCCTCTAAGATAGACAAAAGTGCAGAAGCCTTTTACCATCGATACAATGAAAAGGAATCTTCTGAAGGTAACATAAAAGATAGTTTGAAATTAGAAGAGTTGATGAATATGGTTAAACAATTGAATAAAAAAATGGAAGCAAACAATTTCTACCTTCAAGATATAAAAGATAAGTTATACGAAAAATCGTATTCAAGGACTTTCATTGAATCCTTTTTAAATCAATTGAACGATTTGAAGGTCGAAGAAAATTGGAAAAATCAAGAAATTATAAGGACAAGATTTGAAAAAAAGCTTTATCAAAGCTTAGAAATTTTAAATTTTGGTGATATAAAAGGTAAAGTTATGTTTATAGGTCCCACAGGTGTGGGAAAAACAACAACTTTGGCCAAAATAGCAGCCAACTTGAAAAAAATGAATAAAAAAATTGCTTTAATTACAATTGACACTTATAGAATAGCTGCAACAGATCAGTTAAAAACTTATGCAGATATTCTAGGTGTTTCGCTTCATATTTGTTATACCCCCTCTGACCTCCAAATTGCTTTGGAATCACTTCTGAATTTTGATGTAATTCTAATAGACACTGCAGGGAGAAGCCATAAGAACGATTTACAGATGGGAGAACTCAAAGTGTTCAAAGATGTAGTTGAACCTGATTACAATACAATGTTAATATCTTCCAATACCAATTGTGAAGATATGATGCATATTTATGATAATTTTTCTTTTCTAAAACCCAACGCGTTAATTTTTACAAAGATAGATGAAACCTCATCATTTGGGCAATTATTTTCTTTCTTAGAATATTCTAGAGTACCTTTGTTGGGGATAACAAACGGTCAAAGAGTTCCTGAAGATTTGAAGTTTCCTTCTAAAGAATGGCTGACCCATGCAGCAGTGGAGGAGGTATTTAAATGAACCGAATATATCAAGATCAAGCAGCTGGTTTAAGGGAAGAGTATTTAAGCTCACAAACAAAGATTATAACAGTCGTAAGCGGAAAAGGTGGAGTCGGAAAGTCGGTATTATCAGTGAATATCGCTGCTGATTTGGCCGCACATGGGAAAAGAATACTTTTATTTGATTCGGATGCAGGCTTTGCAAACGCTTCTATTTTGATGGGAAACACTGTGAAAAATACGTTGAGTGAGTATATGAGGGGGAATGTCACCTTCAATGAGTGCGTTCAAGATACAGAGTATGGTGTTAAGATAATAAGCAGCGGTTTTGATTTTACAGATTGGAAGGTCTTTCAAAATAATTTTAATGACTCGATAATGGATGAATTTTTAAATTTGTTGAAAGAAGTGGATTTTTTTATAATAGATGTAGGTGCAGGTTATTCTGAAAAACTCAATAATTTTTATCTAAATTCGGATACGATATTTTTAATAACCGTCCCAGAACCGACAGCGGTAGTTAACGCCTACAGCTTGCTGAAAGCTTTATCGGTTTTGAATGTAAATGGGGAAATAGAGATAATTCTTAACATGATTAAAAATAAAAACGAAATAGAGATGGTTAAATCCGTCTTAAGTAGAACTACAAAAAGGTTTTTAAACAGAGAAATTAATAACTTTCATGAAATTTCTTACGATGAAAACGTTCATTTTAGTGTTAGGAGGCAGATACCTTTAATTTCATTGAAAGAAAACAGTAAATTTTCGAAAGATATAAAAAAGATTACCTCCAATATACTCAATATAAAAACCTCTTCCCACACCAATTTTACACAGAGATTGAAAGAGATTTTTGGAAAAGACCATTGATCTACGAAAAAAAGTTGTAAAGTTTACTTTATCCTTCAAGGTAGGTTGCGCGAAGATGATAAAAATAGCATTAAGAAAAGGAGTTTAAGATGTCTGATTTTGTGGAAAAAGTAAGTTCAAAGAATGTTTTATACACTAATATGCCTTTGGATTTAGAAATTCAAGAAAAAGGAATTCAAGGGATTTATAAAAGTATCTTATACGAATATGACCTCAACACTAATCTAGCTAAAATTGGAATTCCTATTTTTAAAGGTGCTTATCTGAAAATTTTTCGAGGTACAAATCTAAAAGTAAGAGCATACTCTTCAAGGGCAGTTTATTTATTCAAAAGCAAAATTTACAGCAGTGGAAAAGAAGGGAATATAGGGTACCTTATGATAAACATTCCTGAAACAATCGTTAGGGTACAAAGAAGGGAACACGCTAGAATTCCTGTTTCTGAAGAGGGTACCTTTTATCTCAAAGAGGAACAAGAAAATAGCAAAAACCAGGAGAACGTTCAACCCACCCAATACAGGTTTATAACTAAAGATTTCAGTGCTGGAGGATTGTCTATTGTTACCTCTAAAGAGTTGAAAGTAGGGCAAAGAATAATATTAAAGCTATCTTTAAAAAATGAAGTCAGACTCGAAGACATGGAATCACAGGTTGTTAGGTTAATTGATAAAACTACAGGTGGAGAATTCGTTTATGGAATTACGTTTTTAAACTTAACAAGAGAAAAAGAAGAAGAGCTGGTGAGGTTCGTTTTCAAATTAGAACGGGAATTATTTAAAAAGATTTGATACAATACCTTTTTCATA contains the following coding sequences:
- the flhB gene encoding flagellar biosynthesis protein FlhB, whose product is MGRSIYISILSTDKMDKKLNDSSISINLQLFADPDKTEDPTPRRLEKAREEGNIPKSNEFNMAVGFLSISLFLWVIFEPLLNDIFKVFYDYLSLDLDFSPTDLLGYEISAHMNLYIKLVLFFGVAVVVSTLLGMIQTKFLFTFKSLKLDLSKINPIKGFKRLFSLRSVVELIKALLKLSILGLLTYNIIKSNWYKILSLAEEETSFSFNVIFDLVINILFQLGIVLLLLSLFDFWYQRYEYKKELKMSKYEVKQERKEIEGNPEIKQRQRELMRNLARSRMMQKVPEADVVITNPTHYAVAIEYKPEEMQAPIVVAKGKDEVAFKIRDIAFKHGIPILERPGLAREIYEKVDLNEEIPEDLYTLVAEVLAYVYKLSY
- the flhA gene encoding flagellar biosynthesis protein FlhA; its protein translation is MNFNRIKGLDIVISILIVGIVVLMVIPIPTFLLDFLQLLNIIVSIVILLATLYLKRALDISIFPSLLLVMTIFRLALNVSSTRLILLNGKNFEGKVIRTFGDFVVGGNYIVGIILFLILVIIQFLVITKGTERISEVAARFTLDAMPGKQMSIDADMSSGLINEEEARQRREDIRREADFYGAMDGASKFVRGDAIAGLIITLINLVGGLIIGMLQQGLTIAEAAEVFTLLTVGDGLVAQIPALLISTSAGMIVSRAASKDNFGVDLIRQLTSDSRVLNIAGGIIIFLGMLTPIPIFPSLILGGSLLFVAYVSRVSKGQLAYETPGSSGGGMSASTTPKGEKRGVSVGFAPPLTTPEEVSEVLQGDTIEVDIGYGLIPLADPNQGGDLLDRITVVRKQLAYELGIVISPIRIRDSVLLSSNEYVIKLRGVEVGRFELIPDRLLAINSGMASEELPGIKTKEPAFGLGAFWIDESLKEEAIEKGYTTVDAPSVFATHLSETIKKYAHEIIGTKEIEILIDGLRVNYANIVDTLIPTMLKMHELKKVLSELLYERISIRNLPLIFESLVEAVDKYGNNIENLVEYVRRSLGRQIAENLKSDDGELHVTALDPSIEKKLSESIREADSGRVIILEPEYSNILVQKISKSLENMMMKGFNPILICSKNIRYPFARFILKFIQNISIIAYEEIPSDTSLNVNEIVKIEGERSNAN
- the flhF gene encoding flagellar biosynthesis protein FlhF, whose product is MQIKKLTVKTISEAMEKIRREFGEDAYILETKKIKKGGFFGIGGEKHIEVTVLSEENKNYQYNTQKSKKYPKEVDNTYSLNDLIKRNTPEFYRKKEKEQNISKPSYLNIEKEPSDKRSKDDLTEFIKTSREISSKIDKSAEAFYHRYNEKESSEGNIKDSLKLEELMNMVKQLNKKMEANNFYLQDIKDKLYEKSYSRTFIESFLNQLNDLKVEENWKNQEIIRTRFEKKLYQSLEILNFGDIKGKVMFIGPTGVGKTTTLAKIAANLKKMNKKIALITIDTYRIAATDQLKTYADILGVSLHICYTPSDLQIALESLLNFDVILIDTAGRSHKNDLQMGELKVFKDVVEPDYNTMLISSNTNCEDMMHIYDNFSFLKPNALIFTKIDETSSFGQLFSFLEYSRVPLLGITNGQRVPEDLKFPSKEWLTHAAVEEVFK
- a CDS encoding AAA family ATPase, whose protein sequence is MNRIYQDQAAGLREEYLSSQTKIITVVSGKGGVGKSVLSVNIAADLAAHGKRILLFDSDAGFANASILMGNTVKNTLSEYMRGNVTFNECVQDTEYGVKIISSGFDFTDWKVFQNNFNDSIMDEFLNLLKEVDFFIIDVGAGYSEKLNNFYLNSDTIFLITVPEPTAVVNAYSLLKALSVLNVNGEIEIILNMIKNKNEIEMVKSVLSRTTKRFLNREINNFHEISYDENVHFSVRRQIPLISLKENSKFSKDIKKITSNILNIKTSSHTNFTQRLKEIFGKDH
- a CDS encoding flagellar brake protein — translated: MSDFVEKVSSKNVLYTNMPLDLEIQEKGIQGIYKSILYEYDLNTNLAKIGIPIFKGAYLKIFRGTNLKVRAYSSRAVYLFKSKIYSSGKEGNIGYLMINIPETIVRVQRREHARIPVSEEGTFYLKEEQENSKNQENVQPTQYRFITKDFSAGGLSIVTSKELKVGQRIILKLSLKNEVRLEDMESQVVRLIDKTTGGEFVYGITFLNLTREKEEELVRFVFKLERELFKKI